The genomic DNA TCACTTGACGAAAAGCAGCATTTGGTGGGAGAATTAGTCTGCAGACTATTCCTTCAACATCATCAACATAGAAGAATGatggagaaggaaaaaaaaacctgcACAAGGGATGTCAAATTATTTTAGTAAAATATTACATGACACAGAACTGGTAGAATAATTAACGGACATTGCATACCTATCTCTTGGAAGGTTGTCACAATAGCAATGTAATAGAGATACACTGCAAGCAGTGCTAATGGAAGCACCAGTGTTGTTCACTCGATAGATGTTCTCCTCAAGGGAATCGAACATATCATTTGAAGTTCTCAAGTTAACCTCTTTATCCATAATACTTTCGCCAGTAATATAATCACCAAGCAACTTCTCCTGAGATTGGTTTCCCCTGGTACATATTGAAATGGAGACCTTCAAAGTCtaaaaccaaaataaaagaactAAATTCAAGGAAATTTTAAGATAGGTTAGTGTAAACTGCAAATTAGCCAGCGTGATTGGTGTGTGTTGGGGAGGGTAGGGGAGGGGAGGAATGACCTCTCCAGGAGGAAAATGTATTTAGATTTACTCATCCGGGCACGTCCCCTTGACTGGATAAAGCTAGAAACAGTTTCTGGGAGATCAAACCGCACAACAAGGCAGCATGTCTGAATGTCAAGTCCCTCCTCACCTACACTAGTAGCAACCAAAAGGTTCACCTGCAAAAAAGTAAAGAAAAATGGGCTGTAACACAAGAAACATTAACATATATACTGGCGTTGGCAGAGATATAGAAACCTAACAGGAACTATTAAGAAGACACCAACTTCAAACTATACCTCACCCGAAGAGAACTTTTCAATGATAGAACCCATCTTGTTCCTTGACATGTTCTTCAATCCTGAGTGGCATCCCACAAGACACTCACATTTCCAGAAATCAAGGCACTTCAGGTTTTGGAGAATATGTGAGATTACTCTTGCGACAATGATTCTTTTCACAAAAACAATGCACTTCATGTTTTCCTCTAGCCTGCTTGTTTTAAAAACCAAAGGAAAAAATAACCAGGACGATGACAATAGAACCAAAGGCACAAACTTATTTTGAAGTGGTTACAGCTAAGACATTAAAATTGCTTGGTTTCCAGCTGGGTTTTCAACTTATTTAGGCCAAACAGCAAACCAGTGGAATATGATTTCAACAAAGCAGGAAGCATCCTTGGCGCAGCACATCTACTCGAGTATTATACACATTTTATCGCTTATTCATAAGTCTCAACGTGGTTTTACTAGCAGTTACAAATGGGATAAAAGCTGGTATTTTAGCAATGACAGCCCAAGGAAATAACAGATGTTTCGGGCTTCCCTCTGACAGGTGCATATCCAATTATTGTGATGGGTTTTCATACAAGACGGAGTTTGCAGGTTATGCAAAGAGTAACAAAGCCCTTGTCATACCTGTGAATTATAATGTATGCCATGCTTTCAGCTAATGAAGATGTGTTAGTAGGTGCTTTCAAATACATAGCATAAATAGTCTTTCTGGTAATTCATAGTGAACTTAGTTACCAGTTTGTTGGCATCATCTTATATATGAAAACCCAGAATCAGTTGTATCCCTTTCTATTGgctatatatatagaggtcacccccccccacacacacacacacacacactcatttgggtgtgtggtgttttcccaaCTGCTATCTCTCTACACTTTCCATTGTGCAAAATAATATATCCAGGCACGTACTTTCTATAAGTAGTATTTGAGGTCAACCAACACTATTTCCATTCTGAATACATTCATCTTTGCTCATATAAATTTGCAGCTTGCTAGCTACCATAGTAATCAGATGGGCTCTAAAAATCTTCAATGGATGCATATGACGCTGAGTTACCTTCAACGGAAAGTTCTACATCTAACTTGAAAGACATGCTTTTTTCATTTTTAGGCTCAGCTTGTTTGTGTTGTGATATAAGATGCCTAAATTAGTATATGCTAGCAGGCCATTAGCCCATTACCTTAAGTTTGTACAGTTATGTGTTTTTCAATGTAATGCAAAGGTATTTATAATTATATACATAGCTGATACCATATTTGATTGAAAGAATGTGGTGGCAGAGAAGCCAAGCACCCAGCAGGATTGTAGCTTACAAATTATAATGCTGTACATGATTGAAAATCAAAGgtatatttataaaaaaatgacAGTAGCATAAGTGATCTGGCTTACCTGTATCTTGACAGAACGTCAATAAGAACTGCAAATTTTTTTGAGAATAAAGGTTCCTCCAGTGTCTCCAGATCAACAGAATCAGCATCAGCACCTAAAAACAAGTCTTGTCAGATTTTTGAATTGATAATTATAAAAAATGATTTTTCAGATTATATTTGTTTACAATAAAAAGTCACTCCAAAAGGTATCAATCCATCCAGTATAGGTATGACATATGCAGAACTGCAGATCACCTATCCTTCTTGAAATCCGAAActaagaaaagatgcatacaaaACTGGCATGAAGAGAAATTGCTTTGTTTCTCACCATCTAATATGTCGCAGCttagaagagaaattgctttgTGTAGATAGTGCTGTACAAAACTGGCATGATTGTCATTTATGTCAAACCCCTTTCTATCAAGACTACCACCACCAGAAGATAGAAAGGTCCTTGCAGCCTGCACTACAATCAAACAAATAATATCAGATATGTGGTGTTCTGCAAAAAACTGCGGCACCTGAAACGGATTCCACATGTGGAAAAAAGTCTGGCAGAAAATGGTTCTATGACACGTATGTTATGGGGCTAAGAATGTGAGGTAAGCAACAATCATGgcatcaaacaaaaaaacacaTCAGAAACTATGGCATGACAAGGTTTTGCTCCAAACAAAACAGGCCAACATGGACAGGATCtaaaaagttttacaagaaACAAAACACATTCTATCTCTATTTGTCTAAAGGGGAAAACAACCAAGGATATCGAATTTTCAATTGTGAATAAAGCATTTTCTAAGTTGAAATTGCAAATAAAGAATTTTGGAACTAAATGAACAATCACATGTAACAGAATTTACAGGAATATTCTTAAATCGATCCATACTCCTGACAGTACATAATACTACGCACAAGCAGAACAGAAAAGTGCATAAGAATAGGCTCATGCCAATCATAATACTAGTTGGTTCTTTCAGAATAAGCAGATTTTCACAGTGGGCTCTAAGCTCTAACATCTTTCTCAATCGAGTCCAAATCATCACTTGCCAGCGAAATACTCGATCATGTATGTACCAAAATCCTACATTATGCAACGAGGCAGTAAAACTACATGATCCACTACAAGAGAAAATAAAGCAAAATTATTGTAGTCGCAATGGTGGCAGTAACACTACATGATCCAGCAAACTAATTGGGCCTCTCATCTTTTCAAAGCCTCTCCTTTTGAGTTCAGTGAATCTTGCATTTTAGTGAAGGTAGAAGAAAAGGGCAACACTAATAATTGTAATGAAAAAAAGAATTCTTGCAAGAATGTCAGTTATTTGGTTGGGATCTGCAAGCCTCAAACATCTTTATCATAGTAAGGGTTTTTGTCTAGTGAAAATCATCACAAATGTCAccgaaagaaggaaagaaataaACTATAGTCAGTTTAAACACAAAAATAAGATTCAAAGGTTATGTCCCTAAAAAGATCGGCAGTGTTATACACATATGCAAGCTACTCGTGGTTACAGTAGAAGTTCTACATTCCTACTACCACTTGCTGGAGAGCATGCCAAAGTACAAGTTAGGAATGGCGAATAAGGAATTTGACTGAGGCAAGATTGTAAAGATCTGAAACATCAGTTGAACAAACTGTGCCAACTCACTTGCAAAGCTCCAAAAAGACCAACTTCTTGCAAGCAGAAAATCAAATTTTCATGCAACCTCCACAAGGTCTTCAGTTTCTTCTGGGACTCCTTGAAATTGCATAGGCTCTCTCTTAGCATGCATTCAGACTGTTCCATGCTCAACAGAAGTAATTGAAGGACAAATAAAAGAGAAAGGAACACATAAGTTCATGTCAACTGGATCAAAGATAAATCTGGTACAAGAGAACAAAATATCACCTGGAGCTTATAACCATCAAGCCCTTTGCTGTAAGTTGCAGTCAAGTTAGAGTGGCCAACTGGGCCATAAAAGTACACTTCAATATCAGGAGAAGCAACCACACTTTCAAGTTCTACATTATCAATTGAACAAACCTATACACCATGGGAGTTACAGGTTTATCAAAATCAATCCCTTAAGCCGAGCAGATTTGTGGAAAACACTGGTGGCATGTACCTTTGCATTAAGTAATTCCTCAAGACTATTGATACATTTAGTGTACGTAAGCTTGTTAGACCCACCTGTTACAGAAAGCATAGTTATGATAATTAGCCAGCCATAGGGAAGAAATATAGTTAAATTCGATAACACAGCTGTAGAGGAAAATAAGCAACAATATCTTCTAATATTTCGTCTGTTTGTGTTCGTTTAAACACTCTTTTGTGTGCTCCTCAAAAAATGTAGAATTTCCATCTAAAGAACTCTTCTGCTGCAACAAATAACGGTATAATAATACAATAATCCTCCAGTCACCTTACTTTCACCTTTTCATTTCAACAACATTTTGGAGCAAAAGGATGATAGATAGGTATCCATCTTATTCCGCTCCAATAAGAAAAACATTTTTCGACTTGACCATCAGGAAGGGCAAGACTAAGGAAACCCCTGACACATGTACAGGACTTCAAGGCAGAAAGCAAGAGATTGGAAAGATGGCTTTTTAGTATGATTCTATTCAATTTGCCTCTAATTTtgtaatattacatttgagcaaattccccccccccccagccctgccctctccctctccctcattTCAACTGCCAGATCAAATTAACCCTTCGGTATATTATCCTTGCTTTTAGTCGAACCTTAATGTACCTTGGAAAAGAATACTTCATCACGTAGATTCAAGCCCTCCTCAACTCAAATTTGGAtgcctatttcttcttaatGCAAAGCTCCCTAGTTCCTTCTAGATTGGTctaatttttcttttaaaaaacttaaagaaTATGATGCACATCATGAAAGCATTTCTAAAGACAAATCTAGTAATGTCATGTCTGTCTGCTCAATGTTGATGATTTTAacaggtactccctccgtcccaaattgtaggtcattttggcttttctagggtcataggtgtttgtatgcatctagacatatgcaTACCAAcacctatgaacctagaaaagccaaaacgacttacaatttcaAACGGAGCGAGTACTTGTCAAGCAATGGCATAAATTGCACAAaggcaaagaaaaaagaatggagTACAGAATTTGAAAGTTAGGCATAGAGGTAAAGAAAATAAGATTCAAGCACTGATAGCATGAGGAAAGGGAAAGATTATATTCTGACTCCTAGAAAATTGAAACATGagagaaaagaaggaaatcaagttaATACAGTTGCTAGCAGCAGAGGTTAAGGAAGAACATTGATCTGGCACGAAACATTTATGTCAGAACCCATTACCTTTTCCAATAATTGGTGAAGCAGTCATGCCAAAGACACGAGGAGGTTTATCAACGTTGTTGTAGAATTCCTGAAATATAGTTATAAACATTTTCAGACTGAGTGACTGACTTAGACCTCTGCAGCTCATTTAACTTTTTAAATAGTATTGTTTAAGAGATATAGCATCACCAACTTCTGCATAAGTTCAAATGATTCAAAGCAATAAAATTTCATCAATCGGTCGTTGTAACTACGTGATCAAGCCCTCATGACGCACTCAGTGGTACAATTAGTAAATGTTGAGAGAAAAAGAACAGCAAAGGCCATAAAAGACCATGCGCCATAAGTTTGATAAGAAATTATATCTGGAGCTTCTAGCATCCATATCCATTAGAGGACATCGAATATGGATTCTTGCTTCTTCTTATTAAAATGTCACAAAGTTCCTCCAAGGTTGGTTGAAAAGTATATGATTACGAAGATTTAGCATGCAACTATGTTCCCATACAAATATGGATGCCAGATATAGATTTGAATAAATTTAAAATAGTTATATATGCATATAAGAATGTAGGGATAATTTGTATCTTAGGATGTCAATGGAACCATTGTAGAAATCCAAGAATCCTTTGCATGCATTAATATAGGTATAAGCACAGGCACAAGTCTCCAACATGCCAAATGTTTTCCGCATATTGTTTCCAACCCGAAAACATTTGGACAAGGGCATCATTAGCAAAAGGGGTTGTACATCAAATCTGTTCCAGAGACTGGAATTTACCCACCAACATATTTCATGTACCAAACAAAAGTATAGTCTgatagtttcttttttttccctttttgacAAGACACTACATTAAAATTAGTCAAAATAGCAAAGGTACTTCCTGTCATCAAGAGAAAGTCAACAGAAATGAAGATTTAATGATGCACAGGTACAGGAGGAAGTTCAGTGGCTGAATATAAACTTCCAATAGATGTTGATATTACAAGCATTGAACATGCGAGCAATTACCTTCATAATTTGCGCATATGGATGCCTTTTTTGTGCTTGTGCATGATGACATTCATCAAATACCAAAAGTACGATTGAATCCATCTTGATGAAACAATGCCGCAAATTACGCAATAATATTTGAGGTATCATTACAAGGACCTGAAGTGGCAGAGAAAGCAGCACAAGTTAGGCAGAAAAAACTAATGCATGGAGAAGAGAAAGAATAATGGTATAAGTAGATTATATTCGCCCAAAATTATGTGTAAAAGTTGATATGActgtttatttttcttgttaCTAGAGAGTTAGAACTCTGGTTTAAAAAATATGATCACAAGTTTAGCAGCTCTGTCTGAaatttttctccaaaatttttcaAGTACTACAGCTTCATTGATTTATGATAAATattgaaaatattcaaaactGGACGATCAATGGCCATTTGGCAGATGCCAGGAAATAGAACATAGAGCAAACCATACCTCATACTCGGCCATCTCTTTCTCCCATGCCTGGTGGTCTCTTAAGTTTTTACCGCTTCCATGGTAACATTGAACTTTAAAATTGGTGGAATCCGCAATCACTGTTGCTTGCTACAAAACATAAATACAGAAAAAGAGCACTGACTAAGCATGTAGAGTTGCCCCTGGTACTGAAGATGTGGTTACAAACATGAAACATCCATGAACAACTGAGGTAATCGAGTAAAAATTTTAGAGCCCATGCCTTCACGCTTTACCAGAAAAGAATATAGACATAGTGAGAGGAGCAAGGAGCTATCCTACCTGGCGCACAAGGGGAATGGTCGGTGCAAGGAAGACGCACACCTCACGGCTGGGTTTGCGGATGAGGTGTCCAAGCTCATTCATGAGTAACACAGCAATGTGTGTCTTCCCACATCCTGTGCCAAGGTACACTATGATGTTCTCCTCAACCGCCCTCTTGCAAAGATCCAGCTGATACCTAAATAGCAAAAACTAGCAAACCATCATTGCCATTTCCAAACCTGCGGTATTATTTGAAGGAAACAGGAGAAACCCTTGATTAATAAGCTAAGACAATGCAGCAGAGTGCCCCTAGTTTGTTTGACAatgtatttttttcaaaaaaaaaaaggcacacATGGTCTCACACTACTTCATTCAACATTAAATGAAAAGGCTGCCCACCATTTGCCACAAAGTAGTAATAGGAATGATGACTACAAGGCACAATCACCACGAAATCACGTACAGTTATTGCTTCAGTCCATTTATGCATTGCCATGTTCTAATTCATCTGGCGCACCACATTGCCATAAAGTAGTAATTGAGTTTGAGGATCACACATGCTTTTAGTGCCGAGCAACCGCTATCAACGGGAAACCTGACGAGTTACCGATGGGCAGACACGCAGGCCTATCCCGGAACAGGCCCTCTGACAAGACCGACTCGTGGAGATTAAAGGGGTACTATCAGTGTATCACGTTCTCGAACTTCGTAACAGGGGAGCATTAAACATCCATAGCTGCAACCATACATACTAGCGCAACTAATGTGAAAACTCCTAAAACTCTGTTCGGAAACGGTGCTTCGATCAAACCGATctaaaaatatggagaaaaATCGAAACTAGTGTGTCGAGCATGAAGCGCTAAGCGAAACGACAGAAAACAGCAATAGCGCCGCAAAACCCGCCTAAAACCGGCCTCGCACGAGAAATTGAtcccaaaaaaaatcatcagCGAGCCCTGCTGTGCCGCTTCTCTACTCCCATCAAAAGTAGAAACACGCCACGAGAATCTAAAAACGAATCGGGAGAAGAGTACGAGGAGGGAGAGCGCTTACTTGCGCGCGATATTCCTCGGGTCCTTGgggccgcccgcggccgcgctcgccgccgcggcggagctcgaggCCTCGTCTTCTCCCTCGCCCATGGCGGAAGCTTCGAGCTGGAGCAGGAGGGAGGGTGTGTGGGGAAGGGAACAGAACGGAGCAGAAGCCAGAAAGGCTGagcctcctcggctcctcgcgGTGTATGTATTATGTAAGCGGGCTAACGGCCGTGCGCGGATgggagaggagaagagaggCTGCAGCGTGGGGGCGGATGGAATCGGAAGCGTTGCGCTTGCGCGAGTTAAATGAGGCAGGCACAGAGAGGTGGGAGCGAGTCTTGTTTGTCGCGTCAGAAGGGCGGCAGGCTGGGCAAGTACAGGTTACTAGGATCGGAGcacgaggagaggaggggaggaggagacggaCCCCGCTGGTACCCTTTTGACGGTGGGGCCCGGGGGTCCGCCGTGTGCCGATCTGCACTGTCGCGCCGGGTTTTTTCGTCCTCTGCCGAAAAGGGGGCAGGTGCGCGTTGATGATGAGGCGAGGCGGTGACACGAACCGCGATCTACAAAGCCCATGGGCCGAGGTTTGCTGGCTCTTGTGTCGTCggggtggacgacgacgacggacgGGTGACCTGGGCTGGGGCCCGTCTGTCCGTGACATGTGGGGCCTAGAAATGCAGTGACATACAAGTAGAACTTACATGATATCCAAAGGTCATAAAACGGGCAGATTCAGGCAAAATTAATAATTCATTTATTGTACAAAGGATGGAGTAATGAAATCAATGAAATTAAATGGCTCTCTACATACACATACACATTATGTCTCTGTAGTGTGTACCTCTAACATGATGGAGAAGCGATTCCTTCTAGCTCGTTTTAGCTTGAATGCTTGATGCTGGAAATCTCATCATATCAGGCGGAAATCACTTGGCATTGGTAATCCATTAATTGTCAAGGACTGCATGGGTTCTAAGTCTCAAATTATTTTAAATATGTTTCGGATCTAAAACTTTTAACCAGTTCAACAAGACAACAACTTACTACCTCCAATCATAAATGTAAGTCCATTTACATTTTTCTTAGTTCAAATTGTTTTAGTTTTGAACATCAGTATTCAAGAATTTGTACAGATTGCAAACATAAGGTTTTTTTCCCTCTCTGAGTGCATCTGCGGATGCAAAGTTCATATTGGAAATTTCATCATAATtcttttctactccctccgttccaaattgtaggtcgttttagcttttctaggttcatacaTATTATTATACGTCTAGATATAgtgatgcataataatatctatgaacctagaaaaactaaaacgatttTTAtttagaacggatggagtatttcACAAGAACGCTGGTCATTGCTTCATCTCCTTGTTGATCAAGACGAGGAACCATATGTCGCTATAGATAGCTTTAAACTCCAGCTTCACATTCGTGTCCTTATGGAGATTATTATCCTCATAAGCTTGTGCATTTGGATGGCATGAAATAACTTAATTTCCAAAGGCATCCAACCAATTCTTTCCTATTTAAAACaatatatttcaattttttatttgtataTTGCTAGTCACGGTGTAGATCTTGTCGTGGACAATACTACAGTaccccctctgttccaaattataagttgttttggcttttctagatgcatagaaattattatgcatctagacatagggtatatctgaGTGCGTAGCAAAGTTTATGAatgtaaaaaaagttaaaataatttataatttgaaatggatggaGTATTTAGGATTAATAGGAATATATTCCATTGTCACCTGTTGCGGTACGTAGTGGCTACAGATCGAGCTTTATGAGAGTATGAGTCCGTGCTAGGGTCGTAGAATTTAGTCATCCAAAAATACAAAAATAGTACTATACAAGATCCGTGCTTATAAAAGTGGGCAGCAGGATTTCAAATCTTAATGAGCGAAATTGTATCGTGATATACTTATATGCACTCGCCACTGGGAATCTGGGATGCAAGGATGCTGTGGTAAAGAGCACGAAATGCAGAGATTCGTGCAGTGCCTCTGTGTAACAAGGACTCCTTCCGCTACATCCAAGTGCGCTTGGCGCTCCTCCATATCCAAGCGATCCAACTGGTCGCATCCCTCTTTATATTCCTCTAGACCCTCTAGCTATTGCCGGCCGGCTAGTACTCTCTAGCTAGTGGCACACACCACTACCGTCCACACTGCACCTTCTATATCTTCGCAGTCAAAGAGGCAGCTCATGGGGACGGCTTCGACGAGCCCAGACGCCATGGAGGCAACAAGCAGGCCCCCCGGCCTCTCCATCACCGTGGAGAAGAACCCGCCGGAGGCGCGCTTGCTTCAACTCGGCGTCAAGTCCTGGCCCAAGTATTCaagttttctttttaatttctcTCTTGGATATCTTCAATTCTTCATATGACATGCATGTTCTTTCGTTATTTAACTAAGTTTTTGCTCTGATCCTGCCTCGTGCGTGCGCAACATGGAAGATGGGGCTGCCCGCCGGGGAGGTTCCCGCTCAAGTTCGACGCGGCGCTGACGTGCTACCTCGTGAAGGGCAGGGTGAGGGCCGCCGTGAAGGGCTCCCGCGAGCGCGTCGAGTtcggcgccggcgacctcgtCGTCTTCCCCAAGGGTCTCAGCTGCACCTGggacgtcgtcgtcggcgtcgacaAGCACTACAACTTCGACCCCTCCTGAATTATCAGCACCACACGTCCAGCCGACCATTATTTGTCTCCTTTTTTCTGACGTGCCTGAAACTCCTCCTGACGTGAGATACAGTTTGTAAAACCTCTGGAACGATGACTACCATGATTTAGCTAGCAAGGATTTGTGAGTCAACAGAAACTGCTGGCTTGGTCCACATCAGTTTAGCTAGCAATATACTGAAAtgtagtgtgtgtgtgtgtgtgttttgccGGTTAAACTATGAGCAACGGCAGGTCCAAAGGCAGCCCTGTCTTTAGTGTTGTGACACCTGTGCGGTGTCCCAGCGTCACCAGATGGCGCCTCTGCTTTGAGCTTAATGATGGTCACTCGCCGGTTGCTTTTGGTATTGCGCTTCTCCTTTTCTTCGGGGTGTTTCACATAGGatatttgaatactaattaggagtattaaacataatctaattacaagattaattgtacagatggagtctaattcgcgagacgaatctagtaagcctaattagtccatgatttgacaatgtggtgctacagcaaccatttgctaatgatggattaactaaccttaatagatttgtgtcgcgaattagactccatctgtgcaattagttttataattagctcatgtttagtcctcctaattagcatccgaatatccgatgtgatcctactaaagtttaacacctcgtatctaAATACCCGCCTCCTCGCTTTCAACTTCAGTGGCTGGCTTTGGGGTGCGTGAAGAGAGTAAAGTGGATGACGACGAGCTCGACGATGCCATCCTTGCTGATCGGGCAAGTCCGGTCCAGAAAGCGATGGTCCTCGCCATGGCgacttgagagttgagacttGACCTTCCTCGC from Setaria italica strain Yugu1 chromosome VII, Setaria_italica_v2.0, whole genome shotgun sequence includes the following:
- the LOC101767927 gene encoding uncharacterized protein LOC101767927; translated protein: MGTASTSPDAMEATSRPPGLSITVEKNPPEARLLQLGVKSWPKWGCPPGRFPLKFDAALTCYLVKGRVRAAVKGSRERVEFGAGDLVVFPKGLSCTWDVVVGVDKHYNFDPS